The following proteins come from a genomic window of Streptococcus pneumoniae:
- a CDS encoding DUF368 domain-containing protein, giving the protein MLSWLARVIKGIVIALGFILPGISGGVLAAILGIYERMIGFLAHPFKDLKENVLYFIPVAIGMLLGIGLFSYPIEYLLENYQVFVLWSFAGAIIGTVPSLLKESTRESDRDKIDLAWLWTTFIISGLGLYALNFVVGTLSASFLNFVLAGALLALGVLVPGLSPSNLLLILGLYAPILTGFKTFDLLGTFFPIGIGAGATLIVFSKLMDYALNNYHSRVYHFIIGIVLSSTLLILIPNAGNAESIQYTGLSLVGYVIIAFFFALGIWLGIWMSQLEDKYK; this is encoded by the coding sequence ATGCTCTCATGGTTAGCACGCGTTATTAAAGGGATTGTAATTGCTCTTGGATTTATCCTACCGGGAATTTCCGGAGGAGTTCTAGCAGCAATCTTAGGAATCTATGAACGAATGATTGGCTTTCTGGCCCATCCCTTTAAAGACCTTAAAGAAAATGTTTTGTACTTTATTCCAGTTGCCATCGGTATGCTTCTGGGAATCGGCTTATTTTCCTACCCGATTGAATACCTGCTTGAAAATTATCAGGTCTTTGTATTATGGAGCTTTGCGGGAGCTATTATCGGTACAGTTCCTAGCCTCCTCAAAGAATCAACTCGAGAATCTGACCGAGACAAGATTGATTTAGCTTGGTTATGGACAACCTTTATCATTTCTGGATTAGGACTATATGCCTTAAATTTTGTCGTTGGAACCTTAAGCGCCAGCTTTCTTAACTTCGTCCTAGCAGGCGCACTATTGGCCCTTGGCGTCTTGGTTCCTGGCCTCAGCCCATCGAATTTACTTTTGATTTTGGGACTCTATGCTCCTATCTTGACTGGTTTTAAAACTTTTGATCTCTTGGGAACCTTCTTTCCGATTGGAATTGGTGCAGGTGCAACTCTCATCGTTTTTTCAAAATTGATGGATTATGCCTTAAACAACTACCACTCACGCGTCTATCATTTCATCATCGGTATCGTCCTATCAAGTACCCTTTTGATCTTAATTCCAAATGCAGGAAACGCTGAAAGTATCCAATACACAGGACTTTCACTTGTCGGTTATGTCATCATCGCCTTCTTCTTTGCGCTGGGAATCTGGCTTGGTATTTGGATGAGTCAATTGGAGGATAAATATAAATAA
- the pepF gene encoding oligoendopeptidase F, with protein MVLQRNEINEKDTWDLSTIYPTDQAWEEALKDLTEQLETVAQYEGHLLDSADNLLEITEFSLEMERQIEKLYVYAHMKNDQDTREAKYQEYYAKAMTLYSQLDQAFSFYEPEFMEISEKQYADFLEAQPKLQVYQHYFDKLLQGKDHVLSQREEELLAGAGEIFGSASETFAILDNADIVFPYVLDDDGKEVQLSHGTYTRLMESKKREVRRGAYQALYATYEQFQHTYAKTLQTNVKVQNYRAKVRNYKSARHAALAANFVPESVYDNLVAAVRKHLPLLHRYLELRSKILGISDLKMYDVYTPLSSVEYSFTYQEALKKAEDALAVLGEDYLSRVKRAFSERWIDVYENQGKRSGAYSGGSYDTNAFMLLNWQDNLDNLFTLVHETGHSMHSSYTRETQPYVYGDYSIFLAEIASTTNENILTEKLLEEVEDDATRFAILNNFLDGFRGTVFRQTQFAEFEHAIHQADQNGEVLTSDFLNKLYADLNQEYYGLSKEDNPEIQYEWARIPHFYYNYYVYQYSTGFAAASALAEKIVHGSQEDRDRYIDYLKAGKSDYPLNVMRKAGVDMEKEDYLNDAFAVFERRLNEFEALVEKLGLA; from the coding sequence ATGGTATTACAAAGAAATGAAATAAATGAAAAAGATACATGGGATCTATCAACGATCTACCCAACTGACCAGGCTTGGGAAGAAGCCTTAAAAGATTTAACAGAACAATTGGAGACAGTAGCCCAGTATGAAGGCCATCTCTTGGATAGTGCGGATAACCTACTAGAAATCACTGAATTTTCTCTTGAAATGGAACGCCAGATAGAGAAGCTTTACGTTTATGCTCATATGAAGAATGACCAGGATACACGTGAAGCTAAGTATCAAGAGTACTATGCCAAGGCCATGACACTCTACAGCCAGTTAGACCAAGCCTTTTCATTCTATGAGCCTGAATTTATGGAGATTAGCGAAAAGCAGTATGCTGACTTTTTAGAAGCTCAACCAAAGCTGCAGGTTTATCAACACTATTTTGACAAGCTCTTGCAAGGCAAGGATCACGTTCTCTCACAACGTGAAGAAGAATTATTGGCTGGAGCTGGAGAAATCTTTGGTTCAGCAAGTGAAACCTTTGCTATCTTGGACAATGCGGATATTGTGTTCCCTTATGTCCTAGACGATGATGGTAAAGAAGTTCAGCTATCTCATGGGACTTACACACGTTTGATGGAGTCTAAAAAACGTGAGGTTCGTCGTGGTGCCTATCAAGCTCTTTATGCGACTTACGAACAATTCCAACACACCTATGCCAAAACCTTGCAAACCAATGTTAAGGTGCAAAATTACCGTGCTAAAGTTCGTAACTACAAGAGTGCTCGTCATGCAGCCCTCGCAGCGAATTTTGTTCCAGAAAGTGTTTATGACAATTTGGTAGCAGCAGTTCGCAAGCATTTGCCACTCTTACATCGCTATCTTGAGCTTCGTTCAAAAATCTTGGGGATTTCAGATCTCAAGATGTACGATGTCTACACACCGCTTTCATCTGTTGAATACAGTTTTACCTACCAAGAAGCCTTGAAAAAAGCAGAAGATGCTTTGGCAGTCTTGGGTGAGGATTACTTGAGCCGTGTTAAACGTGCCTTCAGCGAGCGTTGGATTGATGTTTACGAAAATCAAGGCAAGCGTTCAGGTGCCTACTCTGGTGGTTCTTACGATACCAATGCCTTTATGCTTCTCAACTGGCAGGACAATCTGGACAATCTCTTTACTCTTGTTCATGAAACAGGTCACAGTATGCATTCAAGCTATACTCGTGAAACTCAGCCTTATGTTTACGGAGATTACTCTATCTTTTTGGCTGAGATTGCCTCAACTACCAATGAAAATATCTTGACGGAGAAATTATTGGAAGAAGTGGAAGACGACGCAACACGCTTTGCTATTCTCAATAACTTCCTAGATGGTTTCCGTGGAACAGTTTTCCGCCAAACTCAATTTGCTGAGTTTGAACACGCCATTCACCAAGCAGATCAAAATGGGGAGGTCTTGACAAGCGATTTCCTAAATAAACTCTACGCAGACTTGAACCAAGAGTATTATGGTTTGAGTAAGGAAGACAATCCTGAAATCCAATACGAGTGGGCTCGTATTCCACACTTCTACTATAACTACTATGTATATCAATATTCAACTGGCTTTGCGGCCGCCTCAGCCTTGGCTGAAAAAATTGTCCATGGTAGTCAAGAAGACCGTGACCGCTATATCGACTACCTCAAGGCAGGTAAGTCGGACTATCCACTTAATGTCATGAGAAAAGCTGGTGTTGATATGGAGAAGGAAGACTACCTCAACGATGCCTTTGCAGTCTTTGAACGCCGTTTAAATGAGTTTGAAGCCCTTGTTGAAAAATTAGGATTGGCATAA
- a CDS encoding O-methyltransferase, which produces MVESYSKNANHNMRRPVVKEEIVDLMRQRQKQVTGFLKELEDFARKENIPIIPHETVAYFRFLMETMQPKNILEIGTAIGFSALLMAEHAPNAKITTIDRNPEMIGFAKENFAQFDSRKQITLLEGDAVDVLSTLTESYDFVFMDSAKSKYIVFLPEILKHLEVGGVVVLDDIFQGGDVAKDIMEVRRGQRTIYRGLQKLFDATLDNPELTATLVPLGDGILMLRKNVADVQLSESE; this is translated from the coding sequence ATGGTTGAATCGTATAGTAAGAATGCTAACCATAACATGCGTCGTCCTGTCGTCAAAGAAGAAATTGTAGACTTGATGCGTCAGCGTCAAAAGCAGGTCACAGGTTTCTTGAAAGAATTGGAAGACTTTGCCCGCAAGGAAAATATTCCTATTATTCCCCATGAAACGGTTGCTTATTTCCGTTTTCTTATGGAAACCATGCAGCCTAAAAATATTCTGGAAATTGGGACGGCTATCGGTTTTTCAGCTCTCTTGATGGCTGAACATGCGCCAAATGCTAAGATTACAACTATTGATCGTAATCCAGAAATGATTGGTTTTGCCAAGGAAAATTTTGCCCAGTTTGACAGTCGCAAGCAAATCACTCTCCTAGAGGGAGATGCGGTGGATGTCTTATCTACACTGACAGAGTCTTATGATTTCGTCTTTATGGATTCTGCCAAGTCTAAATACATCGTCTTTCTGCCAGAAATCCTCAAACATTTGGAAGTTGGTGGTGTGGTTGTCTTGGATGATATTTTTCAAGGTGGTGATGTTGCCAAGGATATTATGGAAGTCCGTCGTGGTCAGCGAACCATTTATCGAGGCCTTCAAAAATTATTTGATGCAACCTTAGACAATCCAGAACTCACCGCAACATTAGTGCCTTTAGGAGATGGTATTCTCATGCTTCGTAAAAATGTAGCAGATGTTCAACTGTCTGAAAGCGAATGA
- a CDS encoding histidine phosphatase family protein — translation MKLYFVRHGRTLWNQEGRFQGASGDSPLLPESIETLKRLGQYLKEIPFDQIYSSDLPRAVKSAEIIQSQLHTPCSLEIVPNLREWQLGKLEGLKIATLEAIYPQQIQAFRSNLAQFDTRMFGAESLYSTTQRTIQFIKSLKDSPAERILIVGHGANLTASLRTLLGYKEPLLRKDGGLANASLTIIETHDFETFTLNTWNDTSYQS, via the coding sequence ATGAAACTCTACTTTGTCCGCCACGGTCGTACCCTCTGGAACCAAGAAGGTCGTTTTCAAGGTGCTAGCGGTGATTCTCCTCTTCTTCCTGAATCCATTGAAACCCTAAAACGACTTGGTCAGTATCTCAAGGAAATTCCTTTTGATCAGATTTATTCAAGTGATTTACCTCGAGCGGTCAAATCTGCTGAGATTATCCAAAGTCAACTCCATACCCCCTGTTCTTTAGAAATCGTTCCTAATCTCCGTGAATGGCAACTTGGGAAGTTAGAAGGTTTGAAAATTGCAACTCTGGAAGCTATTTACCCGCAACAAATCCAGGCTTTTCGTTCAAATCTTGCTCAATTTGACACTCGAATGTTCGGAGCCGAATCCCTCTATAGTACAACTCAGCGGACCATCCAATTTATCAAATCATTAAAAGATAGTCCAGCTGAGCGTATTCTAATTGTCGGACACGGCGCCAATCTTACTGCCAGTCTTCGTACTCTCCTAGGCTATAAAGAACCACTTCTTCGTAAAGATGGCGGTCTAGCAAATGCCAGCCTGACCATTATAGAAACCCATGATTTTGAAACATTCACTCTCAATACTTGGAATGATACTTCTTATCAATCATAA
- the tehB gene encoding SAM-dependent methyltransferase TehB — MEKLVAYKRMPLWNKQTMPEAVQQKHNTKVGTWGKITVLKGALKFIELTEEGEVLAEHLFEAGADNPMAQPQAWHRVEAATDDVEWYLEFYCKPEDYFAKKYNTNPVHSEVLEAMETVKQGKALDLGCGQGRNSLFLAQQDFDVTAVDQNGLALEILQSIVEQEDLDMPVGLYDINSASIEQEYDFIVSTVVLMFLQADRIPAIIQNMQEKTSVGGYNLIVCAMDTEDYPCSVNFPFTFKEGELADYYKDWELVKYNENPGHLHRRDENGNRIQLRFATLLAKKIK; from the coding sequence ATGGAAAAATTAGTTGCCTATAAACGCATGCCTTTGTGGAATAAACAAACAATGCCTGAAGCTGTTCAGCAAAAGCACAATACAAAAGTTGGGACTTGGGGGAAAATTACTGTCTTGAAGGGAGCTCTCAAGTTTATTGAATTGACAGAAGAAGGGGAAGTTCTAGCTGAACACCTCTTTGAAGCAGGGGCAGACAATCCAATGGCCCAACCTCAAGCCTGGCACCGAGTGGAAGCTGCCACAGATGATGTGGAATGGTACTTGGAATTTTATTGTAAACCTGAGGATTATTTTGCTAAAAAATACAATACCAATCCTGTTCATTCAGAGGTCCTAGAGGCCATGGAGACAGTGAAACAAGGGAAAGCTTTGGATTTGGGTTGTGGTCAGGGGCGTAATTCTCTTTTTCTAGCCCAGCAAGATTTTGATGTGACGGCTGTAGATCAAAATGGACTAGCTCTTGAAATCTTGCAAAGCATTGTGGAGCAGGAAGATTTGGACATGCCTGTTGGCCTTTACGATATCAATTCAGCTAGCATTGAACAAGAATATGATTTTATCGTTTCAACAGTTGTTCTCATGTTTCTACAAGCGGACCGCATTCCAGCTATTATTCAAAATATGCAGGAGAAAACCAGTGTTGGTGGTTACAACCTTATCGTTTGTGCCATGGACACGGAGGATTATCCTTGCTCGGTTAACTTCCCATTCACCTTTAAAGAAGGAGAACTGGCAGACTATTACAAGGATTGGGAATTGGTTAAGTACAATGAAAATCCAGGCCATTTGCACCGTCGCGATGAGAATGGCAATCGTATTCAACTACGCTTTGCGACCTTACTAGCTAAGAAAATCAAGTAA
- a CDS encoding aminoacyl-tRNA deacylase, with amino-acid sequence MAKKVKIKKTLVEQILSKAAIPHQGIQINALEGELPQGYERDQIFKTLALLGDKTGPIIGIVPITQHLSEKKLAKISGNKKVSMIPQKDLEKTTGYIHGANNPVGIRQKHNYPIFIDKIALDLDRMIVSAGEVGHSIIVAPQDLASFVKADFVDILEDIK; translated from the coding sequence ATGGCAAAAAAAGTTAAAATCAAAAAAACATTGGTGGAACAAATCCTATCTAAAGCAGCTATCCCTCATCAGGGGATTCAAATCAATGCCCTAGAAGGAGAGCTTCCTCAAGGTTATGAACGAGATCAGATTTTCAAAACCTTGGCGCTTTTGGGAGACAAGACCGGACCGATTATCGGAATTGTCCCTATCACTCAGCACTTGTCTGAAAAGAAACTAGCTAAAATTTCTGGCAATAAAAAAGTGAGCATGATTCCACAAAAGGACTTAGAAAAAACAACTGGTTACATTCATGGAGCCAATAATCCTGTCGGAATTCGTCAGAAACACAATTATCCCATTTTTATCGATAAAATTGCTCTAGATTTGGATCGAATGATTGTCTCTGCAGGCGAAGTCGGACACAGCATTATCGTCGCGCCACAAGACTTGGCTAGCTTTGTAAAGGCAGATTTTGTAGATATTTTGGAGGACATCAAGTAA
- the smpB gene encoding SsrA-binding protein SmpB codes for MAKGEGKVVAQNKKARHDYTIVDTLEAGMVLTGTEIKSVRAARINLKDGFAQVKNGEVWLSNVHIAPYEEGNIWNQEPERRRKLLLHKRQIQKLEQETKGTGMTLVPLKVYIKDGYAKLLLGLAKGKHDYDKRESIKRREQNRDIARVMKAVNQR; via the coding sequence ATGGCAAAGGGCGAGGGAAAGGTCGTCGCACAAAATAAAAAGGCACGCCACGACTATACAATCGTAGATACGCTAGAGGCAGGGATGGTCCTGACTGGAACTGAAATCAAGAGTGTACGAGCTGCTCGAATTAATCTCAAGGATGGCTTTGCTCAAGTGAAAAATGGAGAAGTTTGGCTGAGCAATGTTCATATCGCGCCTTACGAAGAGGGCAATATCTGGAACCAGGAACCAGAACGTCGTCGTAAACTCCTGCTCCATAAAAGGCAAATTCAAAAATTGGAACAAGAGACCAAAGGGACAGGAATGACCTTAGTTCCCCTTAAGGTCTATATAAAAGATGGCTACGCTAAGCTTCTTTTAGGACTTGCCAAAGGGAAGCATGACTATGACAAACGGGAGTCTATCAAACGTCGTGAGCAAAATCGAGATATCGCGCGTGTGATGAAAGCTGTTAATCAGCGATAA
- a CDS encoding GH25 family lysozyme: MRKQIHPLILFSFFGIMMFILIINRPLNDNQSFKTKSNIAQIEAQALKHLDKPIIDLSGWQRPEEINYDALSQNISGAIVRVHSGAQTTKENDASFINGIDKAYKSHITELQKRNVPVAVYAYVAGKSVQEMEKAAEVFYNAASPYSPSYYWLDVEDKTMSNMNEGVENFRAKLASLGAKNIGIYVGVYFMEEHSIDTGKFTSVWIPSYGSDSGFLESSPKTDLDYDIHQYTSKGKIAGFDHDLDINVISPLKNKEETFRKLFLKP; the protein is encoded by the coding sequence ATGAGAAAACAAATTCATCCACTTATTTTATTTAGTTTTTTTGGGATTATGATGTTCATTTTAATCATCAATCGCCCACTTAATGACAACCAATCGTTTAAAACAAAATCCAATATAGCACAGATTGAAGCACAGGCTTTGAAACACTTAGACAAACCGATTATTGACCTCTCTGGCTGGCAGCGTCCTGAGGAAATCAACTACGATGCCCTCTCACAAAATATTTCAGGTGCTATTGTTCGTGTTCACAGTGGTGCTCAAACGACAAAAGAAAATGATGCTTCATTTATCAATGGAATAGACAAGGCCTATAAGAGTCATATCACTGAACTTCAAAAGCGGAATGTCCCAGTTGCTGTCTACGCTTATGTAGCTGGAAAAAGTGTCCAAGAAATGGAAAAGGCTGCCGAAGTTTTCTACAATGCTGCCTCTCCTTACAGCCCTAGTTACTATTGGCTTGACGTGGAAGACAAAACCATGTCTAATATGAACGAAGGTGTCGAAAACTTTCGAGCAAAACTAGCATCACTAGGTGCTAAAAACATCGGCATCTACGTTGGTGTCTACTTCATGGAAGAACACAGTATTGATACAGGCAAGTTTACCTCTGTTTGGATTCCGTCCTACGGCTCAGACTCAGGATTTTTGGAGAGCAGTCCTAAAACTGATTTAGATTATGATATTCACCAATACACATCTAAAGGAAAAATTGCCGGCTTTGACCACGATTTAGATATCAACGTTATCTCTCCCTTAAAAAATAAAGAAGAAACCTTTCGAAAGCTTTTTTTAAAACCTTAA
- the coiA gene encoding competence protein CoiA, which translates to MFVARDARGELVNVLEDKLEKQAYTCPACGGQLHLRQGPSVRTHFAHKSLKDCDFFFENESPEHLANKESLYHWLKKETKVQLEYPLSELKQIADVFVNGNLALEVQCSPLPQKVLKERSEGYRSQGYQVLWLLGQKLWLKERLTRLQQGFLYFSQNMGFYVWELDKEKQVLRLKYLIYQDLRGKLHYQIKEFSYGQGSLLEILRLPYKRQKISHFTVSEDKDICRYIRQQLYYQNLFWMKEQAEAYQKGENILTYGLKEWYPQIRPIVGKFFQIEQDLTSYYQHFYTYYQKNPQNDWQKLYPPAFYQQYFLKNMVE; encoded by the coding sequence ATGTTTGTTGCGAGAGATGCTAGGGGAGAATTGGTAAATGTGTTAGAGGATAAACTTGAGAAGCAAGCATACACCTGCCCAGCTTGTGGAGGCCAGCTCCATTTGCGTCAAGGACCAAGTGTACGGACGCATTTTGCCCATAAATCCTTAAAAGACTGTGATTTTTTCTTTGAAAATGAAAGTCCAGAACACCTGGCCAATAAGGAATCCCTCTATCACTGGTTGAAAAAAGAGACAAAGGTTCAATTAGAGTACCCGCTTTCAGAACTTAAACAGATTGCGGATGTATTTGTAAATGGCAATCTAGCTCTAGAAGTTCAGTGTAGTCCCTTGCCTCAGAAAGTCCTTAAAGAGCGAAGTGAGGGATATCGTAGTCAGGGTTACCAAGTACTGTGGTTGCTGGGTCAAAAACTGTGGCTCAAGGAGCGTTTGACTCGTCTACAGCAAGGTTTTCTTTATTTCAGTCAAAACATGGGCTTTTATGTTTGGGAATTAGACAAGGAAAAACAAGTTTTAAGACTCAAATACCTGATTTACCAGGATCTCCGCGGTAAACTCCATTATCAAATCAAGGAATTTTCCTATGGTCAAGGTAGTTTATTGGAAATATTGCGTCTTCCCTATAAGAGACAAAAAATATCTCATTTTACAGTTTCTGAGGACAAGGACATCTGTCGCTATATCCGGCAACAACTTTATTATCAAAATCTCTTTTGGATGAAAGAACAAGCAGAAGCCTATCAAAAGGGAGAAAATATCCTGACTTATGGACTGAAAGAATGGTATCCACAAATTCGACCAATAGTGGGCAAATTTTTCCAGATTGAACAAGACTTGACTAGCTATTATCAGCACTTTTATACCTATTACCAAAAAAATCCTCAAAATGATTGGCAAAAGCTTTATCCACCAGCCTTTTATCAGCAATATTTCTTGAAAAATATGGTAGAATAG
- the prsA gene encoding peptidylprolyl isomerase PrsA produces the protein MKKKLLAGAITLLSVATLAACSKGSEGADLISMKGDIITEHQFYEQVKNNPSAQQVLLNMTIQKVFEKQYGSELDDKEVDDTIAEEKKQYGENYQRVLSQAGMTLETRKAQIRTSKLVELAVKKVAEAELTDEAYKKAFDEYTPDVTAQIIRLNNEDKAKEVLEKAKAEGADFAQLAKDNSTDEKTKENGGEITFDSASTEVPEQVKKAAFALDVDGVSDVITATGTQAYSSQYYIVKLTKKTEKSSNIDDYKEKLKTVILTQKQNDSTFVQSIIGKELQAANIKVKDQAFQNIFTQYIGGGDSSSSSSTSNE, from the coding sequence ATGAAGAAAAAATTATTGGCAGGTGCCATCACACTATTATCAGTAGCAACTTTAGCAGCTTGTTCGAAAGGGTCAGAAGGGGCAGACCTTATCAGCATGAAAGGGGATATCATCACAGAACATCAATTTTATGAGCAAGTGAAAAACAACCCTTCAGCCCAACAAGTCTTGTTAAATATGACCATCCAAAAAGTTTTTGAAAAACAATATGGCTCAGAGCTTGATGATAAAGAGGTTGATGATACTATTGCCGAAGAAAAAAAACAATATGGCGAAAACTACCAACGTGTCTTGTCACAAGCAGGTATGACTCTTGAAACACGTAAAGCTCAAATTCGTACAAGTAAATTAGTTGAGTTGGCAGTTAAGAAGGTAGCAGAAGCTGAATTGACAGATGAAGCCTATAAGAAAGCCTTTGATGAGTACACTCCAGATGTAACGGCTCAAATCATCCGTCTTAATAATGAAGATAAGGCCAAAGAAGTTCTCGAAAAAGCCAAGGCAGAAGGTGCTGATTTTGCTCAATTAGCCAAAGATAATTCAACTGATGAAAAAACAAAAGAAAATGGTGGAGAAATTACCTTTGATTCTGCTTCAACAGAAGTACCTGAGCAAGTCAAAAAAGCCGCTTTCGCTTTAGATGTGGATGGTGTTTCTGATGTGATTACAGCAACTGGCACACAAGCCTACAGTAGCCAATATTACATTGTAAAACTCACTAAGAAAACAGAAAAATCATCTAATATTGATGACTACAAAGAAAAATTAAAAACTGTTATCTTGACTCAAAAACAAAATGATTCAACATTTGTTCAAAGCATTATCGGAAAAGAATTGCAAGCAGCCAATATCAAGGTTAAGGACCAAGCCTTCCAAAATATCTTTACCCAATATATCGGTGGTGGAGATTCAAGCTCAAGCAGTAGTACATCAAACGAATAG